In Saccopteryx bilineata isolate mSacBil1 chromosome X, mSacBil1_pri_phased_curated, whole genome shotgun sequence, the genomic window ACCATTCAGCATCCAATCCCTTCAGTTCCACAAATTACTGCTACACAAGGGGTAACTTCTATAAAGCTGCAGCCTCCAGGAAATCATTCTCAGCCCCCAGTGAAACCAATAGAGCAAGAAATCTCTGCAGGTCCAGAGAACATGGCTGCTGAAAGGAGCATttctatggagcctctgcctcctgAAGGTTTTGTCCAGCCTTTGATGAACCCGAATGTTGAACAAAATAGGTCCTTAGGTTCAGCAAGTGCTGAGAATGTCATTTCGAAGGAGCAACCATTCTCCAAATATTGTCCTGAATGCTTGGCAAATGCTCAAACCCAGCGTATCTTCACAGCGAACTCTCTTGGTAAAAGTGTGTTTGTGGAGCTGCTGCTTCCAGAATGCTCTTGCCAGGCCATGGGTATTGCTTGTGACCAAGGGAGTGCTTCCGCAGAATGGAGCTGCCTTGTAAAGCCGATACCTCTCAGACGCACACGCTGCCCCTGCGTGGGCACTGACTTAGAACAACAACCCTCTGCAAGTTCTGAGAGCATTGCTGTGGCCTGGGACATTCCTGGGGAACTTTTGCCTCCCCAACTGCTTTCTCAGTTGTCAGTGAAACCTGTTGCCGAACAAGAAGTCTCCCCAGAATCAGCAGGTGCTCCTGCAGAACGGAGCGGCCTTGTGGAGCCAGTGCCTCCCAGACACACTTCGCCGAACTGGATGGCCGCTAAATTTGAGCAAGAAGCGTCTGCAGGTCCAGAGAGCACTGTGGCTGAGCAGAGTGTTTGTACAGAACCTCTGCCTCCCAGAAAACCTTCTCAGCCTCTGATGAAACCAGTAGTCAAGCAACCAACCTCTGCAGGTCCAGAGACTGTTGCCATTAAGGGGGACATATCTACAGAGATGCCATCTCCCAGACCATGTTCTATTGTGAGACATAAAATCCATCAAATGACGTCAACTGTTGAGAATGCTGCTGTTGAGAGACCCATTACTGGGAGGCCACTCTCTGCCAAGTATCCCACTGATGTCTTAATAAAGTCTCAAGTTCAGGAAATGCCCTCAGAAAACACTGCTGTGGAAAGAAGCATGTCTAAGGAATCACAACATCCTAGGCGTCCTTCCCAGTCATTTGTAAAGTTTATGGCACAGAATGTTTTTTCAGAGAACCCTGATACTGAGGAGCAGGTCTATGTCAATCCTCTGCCTTCAAATCAACCTTCCAACTCTTCGTTGAAGCCTAAAGCTGAGCGCCCATTTCCCTCAGATTGGGAGAGACCTGATGATGAGGGAGGCATTTCTTCAACACAGCAGCCTGTGCTACATCCTTTGCCGCCCTTGGAGATCCCTGAATATCCACCAGAAGTTTTCTCATCTTCAGAGAATATGAAATGGAAACATCCTCAAGAGAAAGTGCCTCCAAGACACCTTTCTGAAGAGCAGCTGCCTTCCAGATGTCCTTCCCAAGTTGAGGATGAGGCTGAATTCCAGCAACAGATGTTCTCAGCAAGCTCAGTGAGCGTGCCTGTAGGAAGGAGCAGTGCTGAGGATCACTTACTTCTCAGCCAGTCCTCTCAAGCTTTTTCAAACCCTGAATATCAGCAGCAAGTTTATTCAAGTTCCACCAGTGCTGCTACTGAGGGAACCATTTTTGAGGGCAATCCTAGCAGCTGGGACCTGCCAAGTGGTCCAGCTATTTCAAATGAATCTAGAAAACACGGCCAAGGCTCTGAAGACCTCAGTAAGAACATCCCGACTCCTGCTACTAAACCTGGGGAGGACATCGTCACTCCTGCTTGTCCAGCATCTACTTCTGGTGGCACTTATTCTAAGGAGGAGGTTCTTCAAATTAAAAGTGAATCAAATGTGTCTACCAGTGAGGCTGATATTGAAAACGTTTTTGGAGTCCGACTGAAGAGAGTCCCTCCTTCACAGAAGTTCAAGAGTGAGAAACAAAACCTTTCCACCAGGCGTCCTCCAGTCTCCTCGAGGCCAGTTTCATCTTCCTTAAAAAGAGAACCACAAAGTAGCAATGCTTCCCAGGGGCTCCTGGCCATCGCAGAAAACCTCCCCACAACATCTGACTTTGCAGAGAAGGAACAGAGCAAGCCCAAATCTGACAGCATGCCCAAGAAACAACCTGCTTACAATGTCTCAGGTGAGATTTGATCTTTCCAGATGGCAGATAAGTACTAAGTGGAGGGAAGAACTGGAAGTCAAAGTCTTGAATGGGACGAAGTCTGTTTTAGCCTTGCCTGCTGAGTTATTGCATTGACAGGGCTGGCTTGTTGATTTGAGGCCAAGATAGTGCTCCATTTTAGATTAGTGGATTCTTTAATGGACATATGACTATCtccccattccctctctctcaccttctgTACACCTTACATTTAGGAGAAATTTTATGCTTTTCTCAAAACACTTTTACATGTGTTATCCTTCCCCCAATACTATGTAGAGTTTTAAAGCCAGCTCATTAATGGATCCCTGTTCAGATTTTCAGCTTGAAATCTTAATTTACTGGAAGTGCTTGTATTTCCAGAGCTTCTTTGCTTACCTCAAATGTCTAAGAACCCAGAGGCAGGTGATCTTTTGAGCACTAATCTCTCACAAAGCCTTTGCACCCTCAGACTCGACATCACATAGTCTTGTATATGCCTATGACCATACCCATGTACCCAAACACTTGCATGAGGAACTACGAAGTAACAAATACTGTAAACATTTCTCTGGAGTTAGAAGAATGACATCAATAGTCTGAGCCTCTGACCTCCTTGGAATTTTTCCAGCCCACCATTATCCTATCATGCTTTGAAGATAGGAAGAGGGATGgacaagggagagaaagggaccaGTAAGAGGACAGTATGCAAACTAGGCAGTATAGCTTCTTATCTACCCATGGAATTCCTGCTTTGCCAGGTTGTGGGGAGGACACAAAAGAAGGAGGCCCTTCTCTGTGTATTATCTACTTATTTTCATTTGGCAATTCCCAAGGATCCTATTGGGACATTATTGTGGATAGGCCCCAGCCAGGCTCAAAACTCTACCTTGCTTCAGTTCTAACTCCTTTCATTCCTTTCTCAGGAAAGGCTGCTGGTAAACAATCAGGTTATGCCACCTCAGAGCCAGCTTGGACAACAGCAACAAAGGAGAGTCAGAGGAATTTCCCAGCTCAGGTTCCTGTGAAAGAGCCGGAAACCAAGAATAAACCTGGAGAAAAGACTGAGATTGAGGTGCTTAGATATGGGGTAGGAACTGGGACATCCCACAAAACACTCCAAAAGGTTGCTGGAGACAATCAATTAAGCTTGCTTTGGCAACTTGGCCAGACACACGGCTCCCCACTTCTTTGGTTACATTAATCAAGGCAGGGGGACTCTTCAGGGGAAAATACTTGATTTGTTCTCAAATGAACTCATGCCCCATTCTGTGCTCATAAAAGGTGTgtgaaaataatgaatataagaaAATTCTGTAAATCAATcctgtcttaaatattttagaacagAATTTCAtgaaattgattaaaaaataaggaataagttattaaaaaatacaaaaagtaaaggTAACCACTGGGGTGAGAGTTGAGTAAATACCCTTATAGATATTTCATGCCTCtacgtgtatatgtgtgtataaacttcttatattttatataatatatacaaactTGTTAATTTAGACCAGTTAtggagattttaattttaaactcttTAGCTGTACAATTTTGAAAAGACCTGTAGTTATATTGTTTCCTAATGCAAGGAGTGCAAGTTGAACTTCAACAAGTTTTGCTAAGTAGAAATCCTATGGAACTCCCTTCAATTAATTATTAAGATTTGTTTGCAACCACATTCTGTTAGCTTGCCATTAAGTGCTAGGGAAAATGTTCTCAAGTTAAATAATTCTCATTGACCTGTTTATATGATTTGTATCACTAGACAACCTTTTCTTCCAAATCTGGGAAGTGGTAAACTTGAACCAGCTCAGGTTTTGTGAATCTAAATTTTGAACCAAAGTGCTATCAGTCCTATTTCTTTCcttatctttctatttctctctatctctttctttatgATTAATGTTGAACTCGTAATACCCAAGACAGGGCTTATATCTTGTGACCTTCTGAATAAGTAATTTGCTGTTTCCATGTTAGGACTTACAAgcttcctgtttccttttttgtattaAAGGAAGCTGGCCTTCCTCATCAGGACCAACAGGGAAAGACTTCCACTTCCAGTATCAAGAGACAGGAGATTGTTGAAAGGATGAAGATATCTGAGTCTACCAAAGCAGGTAAAAACACATTccccaacacccccccccaaatagcCCTGGCAGAATCCTTTGAAACTTTAGCAATTTCAAGCTCAGACAATATATATCTTCCCCTGACTCCAAACCAGCGTCATGAGTCTCTCATGGCTATTCAATTAGATACAgctatatttgcttatttttaggaAAAGTCAATCAATATGACTAGTAAAAGTCCAGTGTGTAACAGAGTAGTTTCCAGTCTTTTATCCTACTGAGGAAATTGTGTAGGTACAAAATTGTGATTACTTACTAAAATGTTCCTGAGGCTAGTATATTCCAGAGGAAAGAACCAAGTCAGTCACTTTCCAGTTCATAGCAAAGCATATTTTCTCACCTTCCATAttcccaataaaactgttaagaataATCCACTATAAACACCCAATggtattgaattttttaaaaactacttaaaaGCTTGTTTCAGTCCCTCTGTATTCTGAGCAGAGGTATAACAGGTGGGGAAATGTTGAAAGCCTAGAAAGCATTATGCAGGGATATAATAGAAAGCAATTTCATCAACAGTTATATACCAgaggattttttccccccagcagGAACAGGGGGTGGAGAGGATGGATTTATAGTGAATCATGTTTGTCCTTCCCCTTAGTCCCCCTCATGAAGAAATTAGACTAAGAATTTAAGAACCCATTATCTGGCCATGAAATAATAGCACCTGCTCATAACTATAAACAATCTCAAGTGGTTCTCAACTTACAATGCATTAGAATCTCTtgttaagttttttaaaacattacagaTGGCCCTGGTTCCATTGCTAGAAACCCTAATTCATTTAGTTCAGGAAATGGCAAGGACCTTGGTATTTTTGACAAAAGGCTCTGGGTAATTCTAATGTGTAACCAGGGTTAAGAACCACTGGTTGAGTCTAAGCCACTAAGTCCATCACCCATAAAACAGGATGAGGGAAGAAGTAGAATTGGGGAGCAAGGTGGTAGTCTGCTTGGTCAGAATAGTTGTTGGTACAGTGTTATTTAGTATAAGACTTTTACTGGGTGGAGCTATTTTGTCATCATTCATGTCACACAGCATCATGAATTACCAAAAGGAAAATACGATTACCttatttgataatttaaaaactgaacagATACCACACAATATGATTTCTCTTTGGCCTCAATTCAAAAATTAAGATGATCCAATAACCACTGTAAAACTGGCAGTTACAGTTGTAAGCATTTTCTCTCAGACCTTGTCCATGTCCCTGTGGCCATAGCCATATTGATTTTACCCCTTTTCCGTACCACCTATGGCATTGCCCATGCAGTCAGTTTTGGAAACCAGAATaaacaagaaagaaggaaaaattttaTAGTATCCTATAAACATACTCAGTACCTCGAGCTTCTTATCACTTGTGTGTTATTTGTTCTGGTTCCAGTGGGATCTGAAAATGAGAAGACATTTCAAGCGCCTACCGTGAAAAAAGACACCAAACAATCTTCATCTCACCCTGTCACATCCGAAGAGCCATTTGAGCCAGTCTGGTTCTCCATGGCCAAGAAGAAAGCCAAGGCATGGAGCCAGATTTCAGAGCTCTTGCAATAAATAGCTCCTGGGTGGAGAATGAGCATTTCAAATGGTAATTGCCAAGAGCTATATTAATGGTATTAATGCCATGTGCTGATTTATCTGCTGTAACCATTTTTAATAAGCAAAAACGCTTTAAAATGGGAATTAAAGCTAGCAATTATGTGAATGAAACAGTGCCACAAATGCTTAGTGTTTAGTATAGTCGCAGCCAGCATCTGAAAACCCAGCATTTCTTCTATAAAAACTGTGTGAAAATGTTTGCAGTACCCTAGCTAGAAATGGCAAATTTTTAACTTTGGACAATGTGTTTTAGAGGggaaaaagcaaaaacattttgTTGGAGAAACTAAGATAAGGGTCACTTTCCTTGACCAAGTAAGTTAATTCTAGTGGAAATGTCCAGATGATTTGGCCCAAGGATTGGCTTTTATGTTTATGAGCCTAGTTAAATGCTTCAGTTCTTTGGTTGCTACTGTAAGCTTTGCAAAGGCCCCTAGAAGAGGTGATAGCAGTGAAAATTCTGGGTCTCCAAGGAAAAAACTGGTACAGCCAGTCCCTCCGTCAGCCAGTTCCTTTTGAAACACCTTCTCTGTATACCTGGAAATGACCAATGCCTGCAATTTATACCGAGTTCTATCTTTGCACATTCCCCATGTCAACCTGTCACAGGTCTGGCAGCAGTGCGGACCTTTCTATGAGGCAGAATATTTCTTGGGATTATCATGTTCCTTTAGACGGTTAGTTCATGGGTCCTTGACTGCTTGCCCCAATGCCGCTGTGACCCTCTTCAGTGGCTCAGAAGTGTATTGGATTTCAAACACATCCTGTTTTATAAGCACTGAAGACCCTGTTGAAATTCTATAGATGCCAGAAGCTATACTTTCAGTAAAGAAACCTCCCATGAAGGACGCCTGAGGCCACTGGACAGCGCCTTATCCCTGGCCCCAGATTTAAGATGGAGAACTGCATTGCCCAGTTTCTTGTCCCTTTCCCTCAGAAAGCTGTTTCACAAGATTTTAGCCCAAAGAAAGACCACCATACAAATATTCACTTTCCAGTAACTGGAAGCCTGAAGTGATTAAATCAGCCTCACCCTGCCCTTATTCCTAAAAGCATACACCTCAATAGTCACTAAGTTTGACAGTCCTCACCTCCCTAGTGAACCGCTCACCCCAGGTCCTTCCCTTCTATTTCATTCCCCAAACACACCAAGCACCGGGAGCTCCCTTTGGATGCCTGGACAACACCTGGCTCATTTTTTAGGAGACCCAGAGTGTCTTCTCAGTACACCTTTTACTGTGTCTGCTTTTGTCACCTCGGGGTTACTTTGCTTAAACAGAAATGCAAGGATAGATATAAGTGTGCCTTTAAGTTCTGAGTAGGGTGTTGCCCCATGCAACAAGATTCAGAGAGGCAGTGAGGTGCCAGAGATAATTTAAGATGCTGGGTTTTGCTGATAGTGTAATGTGACATTATATAATCATATGCTAgattttgcattttctctgtaAGACATCTATTCCTGATAAGGTATCTTTGCCTTTCTGATAATGCtagattattgattgatttggttTGATCTCCTTTGTATTCCCATAGTAATAGTTCATTAAGGTAGAATAAGGTATCTTTGCCTTTTCGATAATGCtagattattgattgatttggttTGATCTCCTTTGTATTCCCGTAGTAATAGTTCATTAAGGTAAGATAAGGTATCTTTGCTTTCTGATAATGCtagattattgattgatttggttTGATCTCCTTTGTATTCCCATAGTAATAGTTCATTAAGGTAGGATAAGGTATCTTTGCCTTTTCGATAATGCtagattattgattgattttgtttGATCTCCTTTGTATTCCCATAGTAATAGTTCATTAAGGTAGAATAAGGTATCTTTGCCTTTTCGATAATGCtagattattgattgatttggttTGATAGACTTTGTATTCCCATAATAATAGTTCATTAAGGTAGGATAAGGTATCTTTGCCTTTTCAATAATgctagattttttattttggtttgatCTCCTTTGTATTCCCATAGTAATAATTCATTAAGGTAGGATAAGGCATCTTTGCCTTTTCGATAATGCtagattattgattgatttggttTGATCTCCTTTGTATTCCCGTAGTAATAGTTCATTAAGGTAAGATAAGGTATCTTTGCTTTCTGATAATGCtagattattgattgatttggttTGATCTCCTTTGTATTCCCATAGTAATAGTTCATTAAGGTAGGATAAGGTATCTTTGCCTTTTCGATAATGCtagattattgattgattttgtttGATCTCCTTTGTATTCCCATAGTAATAGTTCATTAAGGTAGGATAAGGTATCTTTGCCTTTTCGATAATGCtagattattgattgatttggttTGATAGACTTTGTATTCCCATAATAATAGTTCATTAAGGTAGGATAAGGTATCTTTGCCTTTTCAATAATgctagattttttattttggtttgatCTCCTTTGTATTCCCATAGTAATAATTCATTAAGGTAGGATAAGGCATCTTTGCCTTTTCGATAATGCtagattttttattgatttggttTGATCTCCTTTCTATTCCTATAGTAATAGTTCATTAAGGTAGAATAAGGTATCTTTGCCTTTTTGATAATGCTAGATTATTGATAGATTTGGTTTGATAGACTTTGTATTCCCATAGTAATTGTTCATTAAGGTAGGATAAGGTATCTTTGCCTTTTCGATAATGCtagattattgattgattttgtttGATCTCCTTTGTATTCCCATAGTAATAGTTCATTAAGGTAGGATAAGGTATCTTTGCCTTTTCGATAATGCtagattattgattgatttggttTGATAGACTTTGTATTCCCATAGTAATAGTTCATTAAGGTAGGATAAGGTATCTTTGCCTTTTCAATAATgctagattttttattttggtttgatCTCCTTTGTATTCCCATAGTAATAATTCATTAAGGTAGGATAAGGCATCTTTGCCTTTTCGATAATGCtagattttttattgatttggttTGATCTCCTTTCTATTCCCATAGTAATAGTTCATTAAGGTAGAATAAGGTATCTTTGCCTTTTCGATAATGCTAGATTATTGATTAATTTGGTTTGATAGACTTTGTATTCCCATAGTAATAGTTCATTAAGGTAGGATAAGGTATCTTTGCCTTTTCGATAATGCTAGATTTTTGATTTTGGTTTGATCTCCTTTGTATTCCCATAGTAATAATTCATTAAGGTAGGATAAGGCATCTTTGCCTTTTCGATAATGCtagattattgattgatttggttTGATATCCTTTATATTCCCATAGTCATAGTTCATTAAGTAGATACCCTTTACCcagataatcctgtagattagtTCCCATACCTCCCTTACCCCTTTTTTCAAGATGAACTACTATTCAGTTATCCTCACTTTAAGAACTCTGTATTAACAATTTCTTTCCCACAGTTAATAACAAAATTCTGCTTTTAAGTAGAGGTtaagtgttgttgttgttgtttttaatgcttAGCAGCACATTGTGGCAAGTTTTCAGCTTTTAGCATTCTTGATTGTGGTTGTATGCAAAGCAAATAAACTCAATAAAGCCTCATCTGTAGTCCATCTCTGTTTGTCATATGGGGAGGGAAATAAACAGTGAGTTCAAACCTGAGGGTTGTCAGATATGCAAAATGATCTAAAGAGCTTGTGTGTGGCATAACAAAGTTGTACCTAACCAAGTTGACGGCCTCCAGTTGGGTATTTGTACAAGGGATTGAAGAGGAGAGTCTTATCTGTGTAAATATCTGAGGAGCAAAGAGACTGGTGAGAGAATGCTGATGGAGGTGAGTAGGGGAGAC contains:
- the KIAA1210 gene encoding acrosomal protein KIAA1210 homolog — protein: MAESLEGASGNLEVLETSDEGKKKSRLRALKNFFVKKKKKPEYAQGGRRLRSNSPYNISHSSARLIQRVRRSKSLTQRSISHDNILMGAQPERQARKLYPSPELERGRSMEISHLSSGRRAVSASPFAVMPHYEARSGTWVAGAKITEIQPLRPCQPSISQPLMQPDTICKDFGEMSLDFESPETQRKKALAEKLTLRKVKPEEKGTSFQLTYEKKSHTKPKTANQRKPRKDSTGPSSQEQINKTDIYETIDIARSQAYSQPAAYGRQSGKKGLSASGKSEFGPRRKSSKQSSQRLGLPNIAGSPPADKIAEDSPLWLLPSKKQARVTTPRELLSEKNDMERRNVGLNREVGKAWMPHPIPKDTKGSMVSGQSQYHEDRASGTRKLEARATLLPMVESPSTTHEGAIFAVAGEAQACMDPSHVQSKEEDAFSYDSQNVQFKVESVHDSSTICKQKSPGNVGATFTATALDMERALAQEGISVERLPPRSLFWSSEELAAKNLSVSDSVSEVERVSEQQLAPGNFLQSLGRSEDEVFADSENASEEGNGSEEQLDPRCVSQDLGEHEYESVSYFENYDDVKGWSSSEEDLPPRHSPLVSREPEDQQEVSSVPKKTQEQCSISVEQIAPRNLPQPFEGTLVQQQHSTCSLSASSEWLSVPPRPLPQSWLNPESQQQASAFDWDISMEPVPSRMSSKHWKTPTIQHPIPSVPQITATQGVTSIKLQPPGNHSQPPVKPIEQEISAGPENMAAERSISMEPLPPEGFVQPLMNPNVEQNRSLGSASAENVISKEQPFSKYCPECLANAQTQRIFTANSLGKSVFVELLLPECSCQAMGIACDQGSASAEWSCLVKPIPLRRTRCPCVGTDLEQQPSASSESIAVAWDIPGELLPPQLLSQLSVKPVAEQEVSPESAGAPAERSGLVEPVPPRHTSPNWMAAKFEQEASAGPESTVAEQSVCTEPLPPRKPSQPLMKPVVKQPTSAGPETVAIKGDISTEMPSPRPCSIVRHKIHQMTSTVENAAVERPITGRPLSAKYPTDVLIKSQVQEMPSENTAVERSMSKESQHPRRPSQSFVKFMAQNVFSENPDTEEQVYVNPLPSNQPSNSSLKPKAERPFPSDWERPDDEGGISSTQQPVLHPLPPLEIPEYPPEVFSSSENMKWKHPQEKVPPRHLSEEQLPSRCPSQVEDEAEFQQQMFSASSVSVPVGRSSAEDHLLLSQSSQAFSNPEYQQQVYSSSTSAATEGTIFEGNPSSWDLPSGPAISNESRKHGQGSEDLSKNIPTPATKPGEDIVTPACPASTSGGTYSKEEVLQIKSESNVSTSEADIENVFGVRLKRVPPSQKFKSEKQNLSTRRPPVSSRPVSSSLKREPQSSNASQGLLAIAENLPTTSDFAEKEQSKPKSDSMPKKQPAYNVSGKAAGKQSGYATSEPAWTTATKESQRNFPAQVPVKEPETKNKPGEKTEIEVLRYGEAGLPHQDQQGKTSTSSIKRQEIVERMKISESTKAVGSENEKTFQAPTVKKDTKQSSSHPVTSEEPFEPVWFSMAKKKAKAWSQISELLQ